The genomic window atggtggataAGAGGGTTGCGCATGTGCAGCaggcctcctcctcttgccgtcttccttctcctggaCGTATCAATGTCATTTCTTGCGCAGAAAGAAAAGTTTGGTACAGGTGGTGGTTTCGACCGTGGAAAACAAAGGAGGCTGTGTCTAATATTCGCGGGTTGCCAGATCTGGAACCTTCGGATTCGTGGGATACTGAGAGAAGGCTAGGTTACGTTacgggaaggggggggggatatgAAAAGGTTACGGAATAAGTGATGGAATTCAGGACATAACTCGCATCTATCAGAGAGGCACAGAAGGTTCGGGTGGTATTGGTGGCGGTTGACGTCTTTGAATGGCCGTGGGGGGCAAGGGTAGGTACCTCGAGGGACAGCTGTTATCGATAAGCTGAGACACTCCTGCACAAGACCCCAGGCACCCAGCAACCTACCCCACTTTACCCCGCGGACATCTCGAACCTTGAATCTGAAAAAAAGacatgaagaagaaaaaaaaagcggaATATCTCCGAACGTTTCCTTTCACCCTTTCCAGTGAGACGTCCCCATAATCCCAATATCACGGGGACATCCCgcatggggatgggggcatTGGGATCACCAGATCCGAGAAAATCCTAGCAAGCATCCTTTGTCAAAGCCCTACACAGTAagtttgttgatgacaaGTCGACACCGCTTTGCGGGGTTCGGTCGAATCTGAGCCGtcaaaaaaaacaaaaaacatcGCTGTATTCGATGACTGGACGAGACGACGATCATTGGCCGCTGCGCGCGGCGGCCCGTCCAGGGTTAGAGCTCTTCCATGTGACTGGGTTGCCAATCGGCATTTTTACTGTGCAGTAGTTTTGTGTTCTCCTTCCATGGGCCCGGTGTGGACAGCGCCGAGACGCCAGCGGTGATGCGGTGAGATGGGGACATCATGCACCTATTCCTGAACGGGCCATTCAGCCATCCGGTTGGGCCCTGCCCTAGGGGGGAGGCTGGCCTGCTGGCTTGCTGGGCCTGACCAGGGCTTCCGTCTCTTTGGGATCTGTTGTTCCCCTCAAATGGCTTACGGCGGCTTgcgcgggggggaggaggggggaggagagggggaggcgCGTGGCTGTTTTTGTATCACGGCAACACGGCCTACTGTGTCCGGAAATCTATGGCTTTTTGTCCCATGTTGCAAGCTGGGGGATCTTaaggggaagggttggggggcgaagaagaagggggctgcGGGGCTAGCCGCAAGGTGTCAGTGAAAAGCTCGGTGGGTCGGCTCTAGATTCCGTGTGTCCATGGATGTCGCAACTGCTTCTTCAGTCCCCTAGTCCCTGGTGGCTGGCACTTGAAACCTGGGAGCTTCGGGTATTTGAGGACAGGAGGTCCCGGCTCGCACGAGGGAGATGCTTTCGTCCCCGTTCCTGGGAAGCTCgttgctctctctctgctctcTCTGCACTCTCTGCTCTCTCTGCTCTCTCTGTTGCTCTCCCCGAACCCCAGGGTCCGCCAAGAGATATTCAAGAGAAAACCAGTTGCTAGTCAGCGAGAGCTAAGCTCCTTAGCTGAGTGCCAATCTGAACGTCACAAGCCATGGCGGTAAGTCTTCAGTTCTCCAAGTCGATATCGACTCTGTATGGGAATGTAGGGCTGATAACGGATGCAACCATGACCCCGCCAGGCCTCCTATCCTCAAATCGTCCTCTTTGGCGATTCTATCTTTCAGGGAGCTATCGACCTAGTAGACGGCTTCTCCTTCCACGCTGCCCTGCAATCAAGTTAGTAGCAAtatctccttcttgagctgaGATTCTCAGGGCTAATAAGGTTGTCTTTTTCCCGCGTATCAGAAGTCAACCGTCGATATGATGTTATCAACCGCGGGCTCTCAGGCTACAACACATCAAATGCCCTGGCCGTCTTACCTCAGGTCTTCTCCCCGCCTGGTCCGGGCGTGCCGAAGATTGAGTGCCTGgtttgttgagcttggatgAAACCCGTGTATGGCGCCTACTAATCACGAGCGGCCAGTTCATCCTCCTTGGGGCCAATGATGCTTGCGTCCCATTGCCCACAAACCACCAGCATGTTCCCCTCGACAAGTACAAGATCAACTTGAAGCGGATCATCACACATCCTACCATCACAGCCCACAAGCCCAAGAttttcctcatcaccccacCGCCCCTTGACCAGATCCGTATCACCGAGCTTGACCTCGCTTCCGGGCACCCTTCGGCGACAAGGCATGCCAAGATCAGCGCGTCATATTCAGAGGCTGCCAGACAAGTGGCCGCCGAGAACGCCGGTGTTACCCTGGTTGATCTCTGGAAAGCCATAATGGACactgccatcaagaagacgCCGTCCTTCAACCCTAACGGCCCACCTCTCGGGTATCCAGAGGGACAGCGTGGCTATCTAGAGCACCTCTTGCCAGACGGTCTCCACCTGAGCCCCGAGTCGTACCGCATCTTCTACGATCTTGTCAGCTCGTATATTGACTCAAACGATGAGAACAGAGTGCTTCCAGAGTGGAGACAGGCGCcgtggttggaggaggatggccATCTGaagggttgaggttgaggttgccgtTGTATCCTATCAATCCTGTCACAGGTCTCAAATGGACAAGACCCTGGAAACGGCGGGGGGTCCACCAGATAAAGTCTTGCCAAGACATTCTCGAATGGTACCTTGGCGTGGGTGGGTACCGTGTACATACCTTTAGGTACTTTCTTTGCTTTCAATCTCATCACACGTTATGTTTACCCGCAAACGAACAGTGCCGACCTCTGGTGAAGAATCCAGTACAGAACCAAGCCGTAACTCAACCATGGCTACAGCAAACTGGACGGGATCCTGCGGAGAGAAAAGAACCATGCGTGCCAGGAGCATTCAGGACAGTGTTGTCAAGTAACTCTACCTACTTTAGACTTCTTCAGCACAGACAGCTAGCTTAGTCATGGGCTGGAAATGGTTTAGggtccctcctcccttccatcACTTTTTCAGACGCCGcagtttgttgttgtttaaGCCGAcccaacctccacaacctccactGATTGGACCTTGTTGGCCCTGACGGTGACTCTCTGAGCAAAGCAAATCAACTGTGTGTCCTGAACCACTGCCCTCTCTCAGCTGGCTGCCCTctgcaccatcaccgagcATCCCAGATCGAACATTGATTCCGACGGTACTTTTAATAAACCCAGAAGGGGTCCATTAATAATCACCAAACCACGACCACGGCCACGACCACGACCGACGGAAACACGCCCCCTGCATTCCCcaaccatccaccaccggcagtGCCTCTTTGTTTCGCGCGACAAGATCTGGCGGCGTACCTCGAAACACCACCTCATCGTTTCCTGCCTGGtgtttcctctctctctctgcatTCTCTGGGCTCGCTGATCTGCGGGAGCTCACATCTGCAACTCTATTTTCTCGATTGTGCACACCTCCAACGCATCGTGTCCCCCGATCTCCCACAATCCTTCATTTGCACCGTTGCCGCCCTTGAACAGGGACCATCTGAGCACCACTTTCTCTCCGAACCCATCGTGTTCCCACCGTGACCTCTGACCCACGATTCTCGAAGTGTCCATCCGATCACCACTTTGGCCGTTTCTTACCTTCCCTTTAGCGAGTAGGTTCCGGATTCCCCCTACGGTCGCTCCGACTTTTCGACGGACCAGCAAGCACTCCCGACGTCGAACTAGTAGCTGTCAACGACTCACTGTATCGACGGTAGCAGTCAAACGCCGGAATTCATCCTACCTGGAAGCCTCGGGGGATGCGGGGGGCGGAGGACCTCGATAGTTGAAGCAGGTCAAGCATCGAGGTCGAGCAAATAAACCAAATACACACCACAAAAAGATCGAGTCCCAAATCAAGTTGTTTCTGTCGTCCGGATTTTCTCGAAAACATTTGCCCAGCGACATCTGTCTGAggtccctcctcccgcgcacccccctcccttctccccccctccccgccggctGTTGCGTGCTAGAACGAATCCATTCGATTCTCAGAATCCTCTCAGAGTCTCTCCTACATTCTTGTCTGGGCATGGAGCCGGTCTTCATAGTCTCACGCGAAGAGTTCCACGATGTTCAGATGGAGCTGAAGCGTGTTCAGAACATACAGCACCATCACTCGGAACGGCTACGGCTCATTGAGCAACGTCAGGCTGATGATGCGGCCTTGAAGTCATGCTGGAATCCTCCCTTTCCAAGCGTGCTTGGGGGAACGCCTCAGCATGGTCAGTGTCTATGACTAAACAGTCGGGAAGACATAATGCTAATCATGAGATAGGGCCCACCCATATGCCGTCGGCCGACTTCAGCGACATTGACGACGAACAGAGTCAGACCCTGCTAGGCACTTTGCAGCtcgatgccgaggacgaACCGATACGCAGAGGGGCTGCTTCGCGGGCCAATAGCGTGCGGTTCGACGAAAGTGCCCTGCACGGTGCCGGCTTTGGAGGCCATGCCATTCGCCACTCCAACGACTTTGGTCCCATACGTCCGTCGAGCGGGATGGGAGGACACCAGTTGGAACGGACATATTCTCACAAGTCGGATGGCAGACATAGTTCCGCTGGACATTCGGTCCACTCTGGAATTTCTGGGAGAGCCAGCAGTCTCGGGCTGGATACCAATTTTGTGATTGGGGGCCGTGACGACGATGAGTCGCCCCTAGATATCCCCGAGCCCCCACCCGTTTTTTATGTCTTGGGCTCGGCCCCCTCCATTATCCGCTGCTGGATCACGACCGACTTCACGTCCGAAGGGTTGTTGTATGCCGTGGTGTGCACTGGATCTCAAAAATCGACGGTTGAGTACTCGCTGCTTCGAGATCTGGACCTGGTCAACAACATCCATCGGGATGTGGATGGTGCTCACAGAATCACACTGCCAGTTTTTCTGGCTGAGGCCCGGGTTACTCAGTCCAACTCCCGCGGCGGAAGTCCTGCATCACAGCTGCCTAGTATCACAGCCAACTTTGAAGTCACGGGCATGGACCAACAAGACAGCCCCGAGACCAAAAGAGCGATCCGCGTGTTCATCGGCAGCCACACGCTGCGGCTTCTCAGTGCCGACCTGTTGCTGTCCCAAAACTGCATGACTCTGTACGGCAACGACCGGAACAAGCTTTCGATTCCGTTTGTGCGGCCCGAGGACGATGCCGTATTCAAGCATTTGACTACAGCCAACCTGCTTCCAGGCAAGCCGAAGCTCAACGCTGCCGCACCCGagtttgttgctggtgacAAAACGGTAAAGCGCTCTCCCaaggtggcggcggagcCGGAGCGTCCAGTATCCAAGCCTatggggggtggttttgaggGTGTAATGTCTCCCGCCGCGCAGCCGAGCCAACCTGTGTCCAAACCTGTGACGGCGACGAGTACCGCGTCGGAGAGTGGAGCGGAGAGTGAGAAGCAGCACCAGGAATCGACGAGCGCGGAAACGTCTGGAAAGGATTCACACACAACAACCGATGCCCCACGCCGCGAGCCCAGCCTTGCTATCAGAACACCCTGGCGGCAGACGGCGGTAGGGCTTTCTGAGAACGGCACTCCCTTGAGTGGTTACCAGCCAGCACCCCGCACGCGCTCTATGAAGGTGCTTCGACCACCCAAGGCTAGCAGcagcacctcatcctcggcacGAACAGGAGCGGCATATGAGCCAGCGCCGACGGCACGTTCAGGAAATGAGCAACGGCGTAAGGGCCAGAGTGAcgcccaaccccccattGGTATGAATAGTTGGGGTATGTCGAAGCGCAGCATGAGCGGCCCAGctctcagcagcctcaaTTCGGAGACGAGGGTCTCCTCGGCTGCGTCTACGTCGACAATCACCACACCTACCACCAGTAGTCACCATGACACGGGTAAAACGACGCCTTCTCTTCCACGGacagccaacaaccctcTTGGAAGCGCGTCGGCATTTTCGTGGATCGCATCCAACAAGCCCAAGACCCCGGCCGCTGCTGACTAGGAGAAAGGCGTTCGGAAGAAGACTCGCCGGCATCAGGGAAAGGGTAAGaaacagaagaagaaggagaagaagaggattgTTGTGAGCTCCTGAGGATaatgaggaggttggcttgGCAGATGAAGATCAAGGGCAATAAACTGGCTGCTAATGGATGGTCTTGAATGCCCGGGTTTAGTGCGCCTTGAGGTAGCAGGCAGGACCGGCGGTGGTTTTAGCTGGGTGATTGAGCTTGCAGCGGCAGTAGTAACTACGATAGTTATGAGCAGAAAGCAAAAGTAAAACAGTCTGAACGAAGGCCGTTGCGCCTGATGATCCACGTTCTCTTCTGTAGAGTTCCCAGATCCACCTCAACAGCTATGGCCCCAGGTGGTGTGTCTGTCGAGGTCGAGCCGCTTCTCCAAAACAGCCGGATAGGTGGAAGCATGGAAATTCCAGGTATGTACCTAGACCACGGGAGATGTCATAGCTCTTTTTGATACCATCAGACATCTCATCCAATGCCACCAAACTcattcccatcctcccatACAATTCCCCAGGACGATCCTAAGAACCGGCATGTGGAACACTGTTATCATGCACCCATATACCATCACACGCACAAGGCCAAAGCTCGGTCGACGCTCACTGCCCGTTGATGCACCTTGTCGATTGGGATAGAGGTAGGATCTTGTATTTCTACAAGCTGGAGGTTTACTGGGACTGTTTGGTCAAAGGCCCAGTGCAGTCACTGAAGTTGGTTTACCATTTCCATAAACAGCTACTTGCCATGTTCTATAATGGATGGTATCAGCAATCCCAACAAAGAAAGCTCAGAGCTTCATGAGAACCAAGTCCAAGCTCAACACGTGAAAAAGCATGATACCTCATCCTCGCACATTAAAGAGATGAAACCCGTCTATAAGCTTTATttaccttcttcttgacaatCAAAACCTCCCTATAGTTGTCCCGCGGAGAGAGTAGGAGCTAAGAAGGCTGGACTCTTTCGGCATTTGATGTTCTCGTGGCAGCTTTTCTGGGGAACCCGGCATACCTCGTTATAAAACATAGCAATTCGTTCGCCATCCATATATATCATGCTATAGGCATCTGTTTATAGTATATCCGTACCGAAACGCAAGAAAGTTCATGGTTGCTCGTAGTCTGTTTATAAGCCGGATTAAGCGGGCATCCATCTCCTTTACACTTCGTTGGACAATCAGCACTGTCTTCATTTTCCACACCCCCAACAGCATATCTACTCGAACGACGGCCAGGTCGAGAGGAACCACTGCAGTTGGTTACAACACTGTTTTCACAAACAGCTACGTGCGTTACTTATCATACTTTACCTGATCGATCGATAGCACCACCCCAAGCCCCAGCGAAGAAGCCTTCAGAGACTGATAGTCCAAGCCTTGACACGTTCAAAGCAAAACATCTGGCACTtgtaaaaaaataaaataaaaaaataaaaagagagaaagaaagagagagagagagagagagagagagaggcaaACAACCTCATGCGTTGATATATTGCTTTCATCTACGCGCTTATTTACCCAACTATATATAGCTTCTGTCaaaatcaaaaagaaaaatcaAATCTtactccccaccaacccccccaacgcCCCCTTAGTCTCCTTCCCCGTGTCCTTGACCAGGTTCACAATCCCCTTGAACTCCGGCACAGCCGCATCCCCCATCAGCTCGTAAATCCAGCTCTCACTGCTCGTGACCACCGCCCCGGCCTGCCTCAGCCTCGCAAGCGCGATGGGGACCTCTTCCTTGTTTGTCGAGCTGACGCCGTCTGCCAGGACGTAGACTTTATGTCCTGCCGCTAACAGGTCGAGCGCAGTTTGAGTGACGCAGATGTGGGACTCGATGCCCACGATGGCGACctgggcgggggaggagaagacggggtcggagaggatgggggggatgaaCATGCTGAAGCGGGTTTTGTCGATATCGGCCTTGACGGTTGTGCGGGCGAGGTGGGGTTTGAGCTCGGCGACGGTGTCGCCCAGGCGGGACCGGTTTTGGGTGGTGAcgaagacggggagggaaaggacggtggaggcgcggaggagtttggaggttgtggagatTCTATTGTGGGGGGTGTAAGTATCACTTGCTACATAACTAGATGAAGGGGGTGCCTACACTTTGTCGAACTCGTGGATGGCAGGGCGGAATTTCTCTTGGATGTCGCAGACGCTATTGTGGTGAGTTAGTCGATTGTGAGAACTGGGTGGGCGATAGCCATGTTCATGAGAGATGAGGTGGGAGAGTAATGTGCAATTAACATACAAAACAGCTGGGTTTTCTACATcaatccatcatcatcagcaacacGCTCCCTCATGACGGGTCTCAAGAGTAAAACATACCAAACCGCCTCTGCGGCGccggagcaggagaagacaTGGTCGCCCTGTTGAGTATAGAATACGATCTCGCCTGAGTTGAGATGATTGAAGCTAAAGGTGTAAATTGTCTCCCGAGTGTCGATGTAATTGTCGGTTTGAAGCAAACTCGCAAGCTCATATTATCATGAGATCAGAAAATATGATGACTCAATTGTCCAGCCAtgaaagaaataaaaaaggGAGCATCGGATCGATGACAGGATTAAGAAAGAGCGGGGCAACGGAACCGACGCCGAGCATGCGGGACGGCCGCGGCCGGCGGCGCAACACTAACACGCACGCACGTTGGGGTAAACGATTCCGGGGGTGGGACAATGCCGGTTGCCTTCCTTCCCCGCATAAAAAGAGGTGGCGATCTCAAAATTGGTGACATGTGGAAATGTTAAGTGGGGGTAACTTCATGAAGGGCTTTAGAGATCTCATCAACGTGTAAGTCGACTTGTAGAATGTCaccgggttagggttatgtTTAGCCCCTGAATGGAGCCATTATCTACATGCTGGCCCTGCGGTTAAAGGTCCGTAACCGTCACCTTggccctctccaaccactTCATGTCCCCACTCACAGTGGCAGTCCGGATATTGTACAATTCGTCCAGGAAGGCCGAGATGAAGGTCCCAGGCCCCTTGACGTCCTCCCTCTCAGCGGCAATCTCGGCCGCAATCTCGAAATGCAGCATCGCCGTGACCACAGCCCATAGCTTGTCCTCTTTATGGTGCACAGCCAAGGCCACTGAGATCGCCGTCCCAAGTGTGCACCCCGTTCCCGTGACAAGACCCAGATATTCGTGTCCATTGGCGACAGTAACAGCCGAATATCCATCACTGATGTAGTCCGTCTTTCCAGTCATCACTACCACGCTCTGTTCCCTCCTGGCCAACTTCACAACAAGGTCGAGTTTGTTTTCGGGTGTGAGACTGTCGACGCTGTCGACGCCTTTTTGTTGCTCGCCGTCCACCGCGCCCCAGACCGTCTTGATCTCGCCTTCGTTGCCCTTGATGACGTCGAGGTAGccgttggcgaggatggatcTGACGGCCTCCCTCCTAACTGAAGTTGCCCCTGCACCAACAGGATCAAAAACAACCGGCTGAACGGCCACATTGTAAGCCTGGAGCGCCTTGTAGTAGTTCAGCAGCCCCTCGGGGGTGACGGTGCCCATGTTGACCACCAGCGAACCTCCCAACTTGGACAAatcggcagcctcctcgcCGTAATTAGCCATGATGGGTGAGCCACCGACTGCCAGAGCGACATTTGCAGCAAAGTTTTGTACCACCTGCCCCTTCGTCAGTATCATCTCCCCTCAGAATGTGCTTGGAAACATACCAAATTCGTCATATTGTGCGTCAATGGCTTGGCCTCATGcaccttcttgatgatttcccccgccacctccaacacccccttacTCGCTCTAGCCCCCATCAGACTGCTACCCCTGAACTTGTCGGATGATTTGACCAGCGTCAGAAGCTCTTTGCTTGCCTCCTCAGGGTCATCGGCAGACATGATGGCGCTGACAACAGCCACACCATTCAAGGTGAGCCACCCTGGCTTGCCATCAACATGCCGGCTCTGGTACATAATACGCGCGATGTTGTATTTGTTGAGACCGCCGATACAGACGGTTCTGACCTTGTCGTAGTAGCCGGCCGTCTccatggcggcgaggatCTCACGAACTCCGGCGGCACCGATGATGGCCTTGGCATTTGTTTTCCTTTATTTTGTCAGTATTCTACCATCAAGTCGAAGAGGAGGCTACTCACGTCGGAGTGGCGTATACGGTGCCAATACCCAAGTAGTCGGCTCCGTTTTTGCAGGCGATGAGGGCCTCTTCCACATTGCTGACGGTTACTCCGATGATCTTGTCGTCACCGAGTAATTTCCTGGCCGTCTCCAAATCTGTGTTTGTCATTCCGAAGTCAGCAACCGAATAGATGAGAAGGATATCGCCTCAAAGAACTCACCCACATCATCCTGCCCGATATGCACACCCTCAcaccccaccgccagcgcGACATCCACCCTATCATTGATCAAAAGAGGCACATTATACTTCTTGGTCAACTCATGCAGCCTCTTCGCTATAGACACCAACTCGCCCGTGTCGGCCGTCTTTTCGCGAAGCTGAACGAGGCTCACCCCTCCACGGAGGGCTTGCTCAACGACATCAAAAAACCGGGATGGGTCCTTGAGCACGGCGGGTGTGGAGTCAGTTACCAAGTAAAGGTGGTAGTCGACGTGTGGTTTCGGCATCGTGAAAGCAAAAGATTGGATGACAGTTGTGAGATTATCGGGCTGAGATGAGCGGTTGGGgatgtgagtgagtgagtaaGTGACCAACTGAGTGGGGTCAAACTTTTGAGCcttgagagagaaagagagcgcTTCAAGTGGCGTCACATCTGGCTCTTTCCGAGACGGCTTGGCGGGGGTAGTCACGGCATTGCAGTTGACAATACAGCTCCTTAAAGGTTCTTTGCTAATTTTGCTGGagaatcatcatcaaatcTCTCACAGTTCAGCGTCTTTTACTTCCTATCAAGCATTTTCCACTCTCTTCCTCAAGGCTCGttcaagggttagggttgcatATGCCGGATGTAgttccccttttccaagaTGTCACTACCCCTTTTCGACCTTGTCACTCTACGCCCGTTCCCACACACCCGGACGGACGGGTACTCTGGATATGTAACCATGCAACAGGATACGTCAAGTCATTTATGCCCACGAGGCCGGACGAAAGTGCACTGATGCACCCCGCAGTTTTAATTCCGAGAGGCGTCCATTGCCGCCTTGGGCATTTATTTTGGACGTTGACTCTTTTTAGAGATTCCTGCCCTCGTGCCTTCCAACTTGGCAACCGTGGGTAGTACCTGGTTAAACtcgggggatggggagggagttgccCTCCTTCGTGGGCGAAGAAAATGAATTTAACCGCTTCTTGGGTCATGAACAACTTACTACATGGCATGGCACTCTAAGAGTCCTGCGGAGAGCGTGCCAGCCAAGATGTTGGATCATATCGAGATATGATGGGGAACTCCAAGCTGAAAGATCgtgagtttggtggtgttggctgtTGGAGCAGCTGAATTCCAGGTTGGTAGAAAAGCCATTGCAATGTTAGGCTGTATCTGAGAGAGACACCACTAGCAACTCTGGCTAATACAGACCACTGAAGAACACAGCTTCATCATGTCATATGTCAAGAATTCATAGCACAGATGGGTGCTCATAGTACAGCATGCCGGAAGACGGGCAATTAATATGCCTTATACAAGGTAATATCGACTTCCCCAGAAACGCACCACGATGAGAGGGGGGGCTCAAAAGAGAACAAAATTCGGAGCACATGGCAAACACATGCATCATGTATAAAACCGTAAAgaatccccttcccccccagaGACGACGATCCTAGTtaccacacccaccatctccccccccaaagcccaGCCAAGATGCGCCTCGCCGGAACATTCCTCACAGCAGCGGCTGCCATCACGggcgccgctgctgcccctggCACAACCACCCTCGGTCCCCGCCAGcagtcctccaccatcaccgtcgaCCTCACCCGCACTTTTCAGAAAATGGATGGCTTCGGCTTCAGTCTCGCCTTCCAGCGCGCCAATCTCATCACGAACATGTCTGACAAGACCAAGCAAAAagagctcctcgacctcctgtTCAACCGCACCACCGGAGCAGgcttcaccatcctccgcaATGGCATTGGCTCCACACCCAACAGCAACTCCGACTTCATGAACACCATCGCCCCTCGCAATCCGGGGGGCCCAAGAGCTACGCCCCAGTATGTCTGGGACGGCAAAGACAGTGGCCAGCTCTGGGTATCCCAACAAGCCGTCCAGCAATACGGCGTGAAGCAGATCTACGCCAGCAAGCACACCCCTaatccccccttcccgcGGTCTCTAACGCTTTCCCAGACGCCTGGTCAGCCCCAGGCTACatgaaaacaaacaacaacgacgCCAACGGCGGCACCCTCTGTGGGGTCTCGGGAGCATCATGCTCATCCGGAGACTGGCGACAGGCCTACGCCGACTACCTGGTAGCTTACATCAAGTTTTATGCTCAGGAGGGCgtccccatcacccacctcggcttcctcaacGAGCCAGACTACACCGCCAGCTACGCGAGCATGAGATCAGACGGGAACCAAGCAGCCGACTTCATCAAGATCCTCTACCCAACCCTCGAAGCCGCCAACCTGACCAGCCAACTCGGCA from Podospora pseudoanserina strain CBS 124.78 chromosome 7 map unlocalized CBS124.78p_7.2, whole genome shotgun sequence includes these protein-coding regions:
- a CDS encoding uncharacterized protein (EggNog:ENOG503P22Z; COG:I) translates to MAASYPQIVLFGDSIFQGAIDLVDGFSFHAALQSKVNRRYDVINRGLSGYNTSNALAVLPQVFSPPGPGVPKIECLQFILLGANDACVPLPTNHQHVPLDKYKINLKRIITHPTITAHKPKIFLITPPPLDQIRITELDLASGHPSATRHAKISASYSEAARQVAAENAGVTLVDLWKAIMDTAIKKTPSFNPNGPPLGYPEGQRGYLEHLLPDGLHLSPESYRIFYDLVSSYIDSNDENRVLPEWRQAPWLEEDGHLKG
- a CDS encoding uncharacterized protein (EggNog:ENOG503NX4C), producing MEPVFIVSREEFHDVQMELKRVQNIQHHHSERLRLIEQRQADDAALKSCWNPPFPSVLGGTPQHGPTHMPSADFSDIDDEQSQTLLGTLQLDAEDEPIRRGAASRANSVRFDESALHGAGFGGHAIRHSNDFGPIRPSSGMGGHQLERTYSHKSDGRHSSAGHSVHSGISGRASSLGLDTNFVIGGRDDDESPLDIPEPPPVFYVLGSAPSIIRCWITTDFTSEGLLYAVVCTGSQKSTVEYSLLRDLDLVNNIHRDVDGAHRITLPVFLAEARVTQSNSRGGSPASQLPSITANFEVTGMDQQDSPETKRAIRVFIGSHTLRLLSADLLLSQNCMTLYGNDRNKLSIPFVRPEDDAVFKHLTTANLLPGKPKLNAAAPEFVAGDKTVKRSPKVAAEPERPVSKPMGGGFEGVMSPAAQPSQPVSKPVTATSTASESGAESEKQHQESTSAETSGKDSHTTTDAPRREPSLAIRTPWRQTAVGLSENGTPLSGYQPAPRTRSMKVLRPPKASSSTSSSARTGAAYEPAPTARSGNEQRRKGQSDAQPPIGMNSWGMSKRSMSGPALSSLNSETRVSSAASTSTITTPTTSSHHDTGKTTPSLPRTANNPLGSASAFSWIASNKPKTPAAAD
- a CDS encoding uncharacterized protein (EggNog:ENOG503NVPU; COG:Q), which produces MSLRVCFKPTITSTLGRQFTPLASIISTQARSYSILNRATMSSPAPAPQRRFENPAVFVCDIQEKFRPAIHEFDKVISTTSKLLRASTVLSLPVFVTTQNRSRLGDTVAELKPHLARTTVKADIDKTRFSMFIPPILSDPVFSSPAQVAIVGIESHICVTQTALDLLAAGHKVYVLADGVSSTNKEEVPIALARLRQAGAVVTSSESWIYELMGDAAVPEFKGIVNLVKDTGKETKGALGGLVGSKI
- the THI6 gene encoding thiamine biosynthetic bifunctional enzyme (EggNog:ENOG503NTW4; BUSCO:EOG09263GIG; COG:G), with translation MPKPHVDYHLYLVTDSTPAVLKDPSRFFDVVEQALRGGVSLVQLREKTADTGELVSIAKRLHELTKKYNVPLLINDRVDVALAVGCEGVHIGQDDVDLETARKLLGDDKIIGVTVSNVEEALIACKNGADYLGIGTVYATPTKTNAKAIIGAAGVREILAAMETAGYYDKVRTVCIGGLNKYNIARIMYQSRHVDGKPGWLTLNGVAVVSAIMSADDPEEASKELLTLVKSSDKFRGSSLMGARASKGVLEVAGEIIKKVHEAKPLTHNMTNLVVQNFAANVALAVGGSPIMANYGEEAADLSKLGGSLVVNMGTVTPEGLLNYYKALQAYNVAVQPVVFDPVGAGATSVRREAVRSILANGYLDVIKGNEGEIKTVWGAVDGEQQKGVDSVDSLTPENKLDLVVKLARREQSVVVMTGKTDYISDGYSAVTVANGHEYLGLVTGTGCTLGTAISVALAVHHKEDKLWAVVTAMLHFEIAAEIAAEREDVKGPGTFISAFLDELYNIRTATVSGDMKWLERAKVTVTDL
- a CDS encoding uncharacterized protein (COG:G; EggNog:ENOG503P00J; CAZy:GH30) produces the protein MRLAGTFLTAAAAITGAAAAPGTTTLGPRQQSSTITVDLTRTFQKMDGFGFSLAFQRANLITNMSDKTKQKELLDLLFNRTTGAGFTILRNGIGSTPNSNSDFMNTIAPRNPGGPRATPQYVWDGKDSGQLWVSQQAVQQYGVKQIYANAWSAPGYMKTNNNDANGGTLCGVSGASCSSGDWRQAYADYLVAYIKFYAQEGVPITHLGFLNEPDYTASYASMRSDGNQAADFIKILYPTLEAANLTSQLGIACCETMGWGSAVNMINSIRSQGQEGRLKTVTSHTYTGGPSSPMNSRNPVWFSEQCDLNGQWTTSWYSNGGAGEGLTWANNVYSAVVSYNASGYLYWEGVQWPNPNTNEKIIRVDNRTNTYEVSKRLWAFANWSRYVRPGAVRVGTSGGSGVRTAAFRNEDGTIAVVVISTTGSAVNVSVRVSGGGTPIYAQAFVSDNTRNAASTPATLGPDGTVSGQVAARSITTFFILPGARKS